The Dromaius novaehollandiae isolate bDroNov1 chromosome 5, bDroNov1.hap1, whole genome shotgun sequence genome window below encodes:
- the RAD51 gene encoding DNA repair protein RAD51 homolog 1, which yields MAMQMQYEANADTSAEEESFGPQLISRLEQCGINANDVKKLEEAGFHTVEAVAYAPKKELLNIKGISEAKAEKILAEAAKLVPMGFTTATEFHQRRSEIIQITTGSKELDKLLQGGIETGSITELFGEFRTGKTQLCHTLAVTCQLPIDRGGGEGKAMYIDTEGTFRPERLLAVAERYGLSGSDVLDNVAYARGFNTDHQTQLLYQASAMMAESRYALLIVDSATALYRTDYSGRGELSARQMHLARFLRMLLRLADEFGVAVVITNQVVAQVDGAAMFAADPKKPIGGNIIAHASTTRLYLRKGRGETRICKIYDSPCLPEAEAMFAINADGVGDAKD from the exons ATGGCTATGCAGATGCAATACGAAGCAAATGCAGATACATCTGCAGAAGAAGAGAGCTTTGGGCCACAGCTCATATCTAGGTTAGAG CAATGTGGTATAAATGCAAATGATGTGAAGAAGTTAGAAGAAGCTGGATTTCACACAGTTGAGGCTGTTGCTTATGCACCAAAGAAGGAGTTACTAAATATTAAAGGTATCAGTGAAGCCAAAGCTGAAAAAATCCTG GCCGAAGCAGCTAAACTCGTTCCAATGGGTTTTACTACAGCAACAGAATTCCATCAGCGGAGGTCAGAGATCATCCAGATCACCACGGGGTCCAAAGAACTTGATAAACTTCTTCAAG GAGGAATAGAAACAGGGTCCATAACGGAGTTATTTGGCGAATTTCGTACTGGAAAGACGCAGTTGTGTCATACCCTGGCAGTAACCTGTCAA CTTCCCATTGACCGAGGTGGTGGTGAAGGAAAAGCTATGTATATTGACACAGAAGGCACTTTCCGTCCAGAACGTCTTCTTGCTGTGGCTGAAAG GTATGGCTTGTCTGGCAGTGACGTCCTTGATAATGTGGCATATGCTCGAGGTTTTAACACAGATCATCAGACCCAGCTCCTGTATCAAGCATCTGCAATGATGGCTGAATCACG TTATGCATTGCTGATAGTGGACAGTGCCACAGCCCTTTACCGAACAGATTACTCTGGAAGAGGTGAGCTGTCAGCTAGACAGATGCATCTGGCCAGATTTCTGCGTATGCTTCTTCGACTTGCAGATGAG TTTGGTGTGGCAGTTGTGATCACTAACCAAGTAGTTGCACAAGTAGATGGAGCTGCCATGTTTGCTGCAGATCCTAAAAAACCTATTGGAGGAAACATCATAGCACATGCTTCTACCACCAG ACTGTATCTGCGAAAAGGCCGAGGTGAAACCAGAATATGTAAGATTTATGACTCTCCTTGTCTTCCTGAGGCTGAAGCCATGTTTGCTATTAATGCTGATGGAGTGGGAGATGCTAAAGACTGA